The proteins below come from a single Garra rufa chromosome 25, GarRuf1.0, whole genome shotgun sequence genomic window:
- the tnnt3a gene encoding troponin T type 3a (skeletal, fast), producing MSDTEEYEHYEEEKPKFKPSAPKIPDGEKVDFDDIQKKRQNKDTHELQGLIDAHFEQRKKEEQELIALKERMEKRRAERAEQQRIRTEKDKERQARREEERRRKEEEDAKKKAEEDAKKKSALSGMGSNYSSHLQRADAKKGGKKQTEREKKKKILAERRKPLNVDHLSEDKLRDKAQELFEWIKTLEAEKFEHMERLKRQKYEVTTLRRRVEELGKFSKKGAAARRRK from the exons CGAGCATTACGAGG AAGAGAAGCCAAAGTTTAA GCCATCAGCACCCAAGATCCCAGATGGTGAGAAAGTGGACTTTGAT GACATTCAGAAGAAACGTCAGAACAAGGATACTCATGAGCTGCAGGGCCTCATCGATGCTCACTTTGAGCAAAGGAAGAAGGAGGAGCAGGAACTGATCGCCCTCAAGGAGAGAATG GAGAAGCGCCGAGCTGAGAGGGCAGAGCAGCAGAGGATCCGAACTGAGAAGGATAAGGAGCGCCAGGCTAGACGTGAG GAGGAGAGGAGAAGGAAAGAAGAGGAAGATGCCAAGAAGAAGGCAGAGGAAGATGCCAAGAAGAAGTCAGCTCTGTCTGGAATGGGCTCCAACTACAGCAGCCATCTGCAGAGG GCCGATGCCAAGAAAGGAGGCAAGAAacaaacagagagagagaagaagaagaagatctTGGCTGAGAGACGCAAACCACTCAATGTTGACCATCTTAGTGAGGACAAACTGAG GGACAAAGCACAGGAGCTGTTTGAATGGATTAAAACCCTGGAGGCTGAGAAATTTGAGCACATGGAGAGGCTGAAGAGACAGAAGTATGAG GTTACTACACTGCGCCGGAGAGTGGAGGAACTCGGCAAATT CAGCAAGAAGGGCGCCGCCGCTCGTCGCAGAAAGTAA